A single genomic interval of Armatimonadota bacterium harbors:
- a CDS encoding copper resistance protein CopC codes for MLLVRLLAVGLAWHLAAVPAPGHARLVRAEPAPNAVLTRPPRVVRAWFSEELAPQGSVMNVRDARGRLLASGGVDLADLERTSMVAVLRTPLSPGTYTVGWRTVSAVDGDVLHGTFRFTVRR; via the coding sequence ATGCTGCTCGTGCGCTTGCTGGCGGTGGGGCTGGCCTGGCACCTCGCGGCGGTCCCGGCTCCTGGGCACGCGCGCCTCGTGCGGGCGGAGCCCGCGCCCAACGCCGTCCTCACCCGCCCGCCGCGAGTGGTGCGGGCGTGGTTCAGCGAAGAGCTGGCCCCCCAGGGCAGTGTGATGAACGTGCGCGACGCCCGCGGGCGCCTGCTGGCCAGCGGCGGGGTCGACCTGGCCGACCTGGAGCGCACCTCGATGGTGGCCGTGCTCCGAACCCCGCTGAGTCCTGGCACGTACACCGTGGGATGGCGTACTGTCTCGGCGGTGGACGGGGATGTCCTGCACGGGACCTTCCGGTTCACGGTGCGGCGGTGA
- a CDS encoding copper resistance protein CopC, with translation MGRHVLTVLAALALPLLVAAPAGAHAVLERADPPPGATVEARPDRVVLVFSEPVDPALSSVGVTDPGGSVHSAGLRRSPDGRRLVLPLSSGGRGLYVVRWRVLSMVDGHTTSGIVVFGVGEAVPAGRRSAEGGAPALMVVVPRWVALAAALLATGAVAFPLLVGAAAAEVLPPETVVARLRPLVVLGALGVLAGSTAEFLANAAQLLDRPLAAAVADPRFRALLLGTRIGWSTLGRLAAAVLLLLPPTRSGRLAQGVGVILLTGVGALASLFGGPTAVATGSHLGHLVLILGAAVVHTVSTALRRPPRVTWVPLLPAAALLGAVSLASHSAGRGWALGTVDWLHLAAAGLWIGGLAALLRLLRAAGARRAELAAALLPRFSRLAGIALGTLVLTGLVAAWAIVPSVRALPTAPYGHALLLKIALVLPLAALAAVNHF, from the coding sequence ATGGGCCGGCACGTCCTCACGGTGCTGGCGGCGCTCGCGCTGCCGCTCCTCGTGGCGGCCCCGGCGGGGGCCCACGCCGTGCTGGAGCGCGCCGACCCGCCGCCGGGCGCCACCGTGGAGGCGCGCCCGGACCGGGTGGTGCTGGTCTTCAGCGAGCCGGTGGACCCCGCGCTCAGCAGCGTCGGCGTCACCGATCCTGGGGGCAGCGTGCACAGCGCCGGGCTCCGCCGGTCTCCGGACGGGCGGCGTCTCGTCCTGCCCCTGTCCTCCGGGGGGCGCGGGCTCTACGTCGTGCGCTGGCGCGTCCTCTCCATGGTGGACGGCCACACCACGAGCGGCATCGTCGTCTTCGGGGTGGGCGAGGCGGTACCGGCGGGACGCCGGTCGGCGGAGGGTGGCGCGCCAGCGCTCATGGTCGTGGTTCCTCGCTGGGTGGCGCTGGCGGCCGCGCTGCTCGCTACCGGTGCGGTGGCCTTCCCGCTGCTGGTGGGGGCGGCGGCAGCCGAGGTCCTGCCCCCTGAAACCGTGGTGGCGCGCCTGCGCCCGCTGGTGGTCCTGGGCGCGCTCGGGGTGCTGGCGGGCAGCACCGCCGAGTTCCTGGCCAACGCCGCGCAGCTGCTCGACAGACCCCTCGCGGCCGCCGTGGCCGACCCGCGCTTCCGCGCCCTGCTGCTCGGGACGCGCATCGGCTGGAGCACGCTCGGCCGGCTGGCCGCAGCGGTGCTGCTGCTCCTGCCCCCCACCCGCAGCGGCCGGCTGGCTCAGGGCGTCGGCGTGATTCTCCTCACGGGTGTGGGGGCGCTGGCCTCCCTCTTCGGCGGCCCCACGGCCGTGGCCACCGGCAGCCACCTGGGCCACCTGGTGCTGATCCTCGGTGCGGCAGTGGTCCACACCGTGTCCACGGCGCTGAGGCGTCCGCCGCGGGTCACCTGGGTGCCGCTGCTGCCGGCAGCGGCGCTGCTTGGGGCCGTCTCGCTCGCCTCCCACTCCGCGGGGCGCGGGTGGGCGCTGGGGACGGTCGACTGGCTCCACCTGGCCGCGGCCGGGCTGTGGATCGGAGGCCTCGCCGCGCTCCTGCGCCTCCTGCGTGCGGCAGGCGCCCGGCGCGCCGAGCTGGCGGCGGCGCTGCTGCCGCGGTTCTCCCGCCTGGCCGGCATCGCCCTGGGCACACTAGTGCTGACCGGCCTCGTCGCGGCCTGGGCGATCGTCCCCTCGGTGCGGGCCCTGCCCACCGCGCCCTACGGCCACGCCCTCCTGCTGAAGATCGCGCTGGTGCTGCCGCTGGCCGCTCTGGCCGCCGTGAACCACTTC